A stretch of the Planktothricoides raciborskii GIHE-MW2 genome encodes the following:
- a CDS encoding DNA (cytosine-5-)-methyltransferase: MSEKTQLKAIELFAGIGGFRLGMAAANISTIWANDSSELSSQVYRSNFGKNSLVLGDIREINLEEIPCHDILTAGFPCQPFSPAGKKQGVRDRIRGTLFERIIEILHHRKPQYFFLENVKRLLTMESGYHFRAILDALSALDYFIEWRIINTVSFGLPQNRERIFIFGTRINQTNSPEMLEMLKMLKMLEKYSVFLTHEDLKFIEINPSFTDNLTPIIRSHSKPGNWGIAYQKKIYSKQIPPLPDIQPRKKLRDILENESDVDPQFDFTTDTGERIKQSKAVNRYCNGVEILYNQGGGARLGYTIFGINGITSTLTASTSRHYERYQVGDKYRRLTPVEYARLMGFPDDWCRVARIYDRYALFGNAIAPPCVAWVANRIGKNNLILNQPIFQQLTLAL, from the coding sequence GTGAGTGAAAAGACACAATTAAAAGCCATTGAATTATTTGCCGGGATAGGCGGTTTTCGCCTAGGCATGGCAGCGGCGAATATTTCTACAATTTGGGCTAATGATAGCAGTGAATTATCCAGTCAAGTTTATCGGAGTAACTTTGGCAAAAATTCTTTAGTTTTAGGCGATATTAGGGAAATTAATCTAGAAGAAATTCCCTGCCATGATATTTTAACTGCCGGATTTCCTTGTCAACCTTTTAGTCCCGCAGGAAAAAAGCAGGGAGTTCGCGATCGCATTCGGGGAACTCTGTTTGAACGGATTATAGAAATTTTGCATCATAGAAAACCGCAGTATTTCTTTTTAGAAAATGTTAAGCGTTTGTTGACAATGGAATCCGGTTATCACTTTCGCGCGATTTTAGATGCCCTGTCAGCTTTGGATTATTTTATAGAATGGAGAATAATTAATACTGTCAGCTTTGGTTTACCCCAGAATCGCGAGCGCATCTTTATTTTTGGCACTAGGATTAACCAAACAAACAGCCCGGAAATGCTAGAAATGCTAAAAATGCTAAAAATGCTAGAAAAATATTCCGTCTTTTTAACCCATGAAGATTTAAAATTCATAGAAATTAATCCATCATTTACGGATAATTTAACGCCAATTATCCGCAGTCACAGCAAACCGGGAAATTGGGGAATTGCCTATCAGAAAAAAATCTACTCTAAGCAGATTCCTCCGTTACCAGACATCCAACCGAGAAAGAAACTCAGAGATATTCTGGAAAATGAATCCGATGTCGATCCGCAGTTTGATTTTACCACCGATACTGGGGAAAGAATCAAACAAAGTAAAGCCGTGAATCGCTATTGTAATGGAGTCGAAATCCTTTATAATCAAGGAGGAGGAGCGAGACTCGGTTATACTATTTTTGGGATTAATGGCATTACTTCAACCCTAACCGCTTCTACTTCCAGACATTATGAACGGTATCAAGTAGGGGATAAATATCGACGGTTAACCCCAGTGGAATATGCCCGATTGATGGGATTTCCCGATGATTGGTGTCGCGTTGCCAGAATTTACGATCGCTATGCATTATTTGGCAATGCGATCGCTCCTCCTTGTGTGGCATGGGTAGCCAATCGAATCGGTAAAAATAACCTTATCTTAAATCAGCCAATTTTTCAGCAACTAACCTTAGCTTTGTAA